The sequence gattcacgacatggtttaacaacctcctgtggattctataagtctagtagttgtatcgggcattggcaggtcgatcttttggtgcaatgacaaccctagcttgtaacaaaagTGTGACTCTATGTTGCAATTGTGTTGTTTTGTGATAAATGAGCTGTCAAATTTTGTGTATGCGTGATCTAAAGTTGTAAATGTGTTGTTTTGATATGTAAATGCGCTGTCAAAATTTGCAAAAGCGCGGCTCTGCACTGAGAATGCGTGACTCTATTCCTTTTCCAGCAAGTTTTGAGATTTTTTATCAGGATGATTATTTTTTtgcttttgattttgaaaacatgatGCAAGCACAGTAGGCACAATGTTTCGAAAGCAAAATGCACATGCAAGTACAATTTCCTATGGTAGGCCAGgataataattgttgaatctcacgtgggttttctcgaggctacactattcaaagcagatacttagatgtttgatcCCACTGggtccaccctcgacactcacttctttgggacaGCCAAGCActagttcccatgaaaactcctcatggagaactttgtatctctactaagaaccatatgtatgtgagtcgcttcagaggtccgacctctggcaccaacaactagaaggatttgggattTTTAAACAAAGAGTTTTTAGTCAAGGCATCTAGTCGAGTGGCCATACATAAGGCACCTTAtgctccattaaggaaggctcccagcctatagaggttgtgctctatagggtttatgtgGAGACatggtgtcggtatgaactaatcaccACTCATTGCTTGTAACTTTcattacaaacacaatttatttatagtggatcagAAGAGCTTGGTgttagcccgtttccacttgggTCGTCACCGATCCCTAAGGGATACTcgggaggcaagccctctaaaggttaaaCATTCTAGAAAGTGggtctggctttctgatcacctgGTTGAGGTGAGAGCATAATAACCTACCACTTTGACAAGCACAGTGAACAAAAGATCGATTTTTCTCCTAAATTAATCTAAGTGCAACTAATCTAAAGAAGACACTCAATTCAATTTGCATGTTGTTCTTTCACccctagttaaactagatgaacacgTATGATCTTTTACTTTGAAAAAACTTTAACTtagctaagtgaggaaatgcatgaaaaattatagaaaaataccCTGCAGCACCCAATTAGTGGTTTTTCAAAAATATTGTCTTGGATGGTCGAACCTACAAAAAGAGATAGCTGACAAACTGTAAAATTCCAATTTTGTAGATTAATAGAGTAAATGCGCTAAACGAGTATATGCGTGAACAAAATCTGTAAAAGTGTTAACCTACGTCACAAATGTGTTAACCTACCTCACAAAAGTGTTAACCTGCATCACAAATGCATTAACCTGCCTCGTAGATGCATGATTTTATCAATAAAAGTGCTAGACAATGTAGTAAATGTGTTAATAGAACCAGTAAATGCTCTATCCTACAAAGTAAAAGCATTTCCAAATAACACATGGGCATGAAACTAGCTTACTAATGCGTGATTACGTGAAATGAAATCTAAACTATGGAGAAAAAGACAGGATATTGGAAGGATGCGAGGcctcagccccacggtgggcgccaaaaatgtatcgACTTAAGTTGAACTCCTCAAAATTAACCTGCAACTTGTTAGTTCATCATGAAATACAAAAAGCTACaggaactcaagcttcaaccaatgaaacaaagtaAAATAACAAAATATCAAATATTATACCTTTTTAcccttatgtctcattgtgtcctatcccCATAGTTCTTGGTTGGAGATTGatgttgctctcagacaagcattgttTAGCTTCCAACATGGCACATGAAGAATGGACAGATAAttggttgttgattgatgattgctaaatgatattaagctaatatGCAAAGATAATGGTATGCTATGATAAAAATCCTaaaatgctaaattgcttcaaactcaaaactcATGATGCAAAATGAAGACTCCTAGATTCACTATgcgattagctattagtttcaaaaatggcttaggcgagctctatttatagatttttgagaggATACGCTTAGGTGCCAGAGATTAATGGTCCTGATTAAATCTagcaatttggatggctatgaaataagaggttgagatgtgagagataaaggtggaagatgttcctcctacacctacagaatggaggaaaaggtggaaggagaatcCAAGTGTCAGAAGGATCACCTTGATTGatatgaggacaagtggactcaactctctccaaagatgtaggaaggttggagaaaatatagggaagttgagaaatgtgtgtacgtacgcattatttgatttatgatttggaagttgaagataaatgatgtattaatattaaaaatattaatatctttagccacatgattgatgagttagcAAAAGAGTAAGTGATGTGAAGatgagatgagttggaaaaggagattaaataattaagtaattatttaattgatgagactataggatagtggatgggagataactaaatattagatatttaattaattggtttagaagaaagagattaatgaattaattaataaaatgtttcaatttaattaattaatataagaatATTAATGAAagcgaattaaataaattaatcttttcaaattaattattaatagaggaattaacattaaaataaatttaaataattaaacttgtcaatttaattatttaatagaggaaattaacattaaataaataataaatatttatttaattattcatagccaatttttagtgTACAATTACAATTTGAGAAAACACATCTCTGGGTATGGAAATCTCCATCTAACATTTTGtattggatgcccaaggaaaaccCAATCCAAAGGATATGGAAATTCCCAAGGAAAACAATAACATGCTCACATTTTTTGAAGAgaaatcatctctctctctctctctctctctctctctctctctctctctctctctctctcacacacacacacacacacacacacacacacacacacacacacacacacacacacacacctctctTCGTTCACCAAGCTCTAGACTTCTCTCTCTTGACTTCTCTCTATctatactctccctctccctccctcattccTTCCCTCTattttccctcttcctctctccctcttcctctcctgttaatatctccctccttccctctacctCCATCTATCTCTCATCCCCATCTGACTACCTACTTTTCTCTCTAACCCTCTCatactatctctctatctctactgACTTACCTCTCTCTTTgtcacctctctacctctccatagccccacctctccctccttccctctctacttatctctatatTATCTTTCCCTCTCTTTATCTACCTacccctctctctatccctcccaccCTACCTCCATTTATCTCTACCAATTCCTCTCTCTCAacatctccttctctccctccccactcttcatctctcatctccctcccaccctctctctacctctctcataATCCCTCCCCCCTCTCTACTTATCTTTAtattccctctccttctctctacctacaTGTCCCTCCTTACCccactctctctccatccctctctccctcttcctctcttcttcacTCTCCAAATTATTCATGGTTTAACGTTTAGggcctagggtttagggtttaggttttattgTTTAGTGTTTACAATTTATGGCCTAGGGTTTATGATTGATTGTGGAGGTCTAAgggtctacctctccctccctctagtGAGAAGTGTCCAAAAATTAACTTTTAAGAGATTCaaccaaaatttaaacatggtATACCTAGCAGTTGAGCACAAAAATATCataacaaaaaataatatttttatttaaaatacatCATATATGCAAtacaaataatgtcatcaatacATTTTGGTAAACATAAATATTTGTTATCactaacttttatatccaacacaaatgaaccaatagttgtACACACAAAAAAAGAGCTATTTTTCttataaaaacaacatattattttttaaaatttaacttatattaaattttaaatgatcatgagAAAATGCAAGGTATTCTTTGTGGcgaccttttatatttgtgataggacAAACTATTAATATGAAATGCTCAAATGCATATATATTGTTGCCCCAATAGTTGTATACACAAGAGCAATTTTTTCACTATGACAACAATAATCGTTTAAATGAACATCTGATCTTATAAATGACACAATTATAGTggatagttatgatattttatATGAAAAAAAGAAGTATTTATTTCACTTGTTTATGAATGtatttatgttttttaatataATATCCATATATTCTCATGTGTTCAAGTATGAATCCATCTTGGTCAACATttggttattttttatttatatgtgaACTAATTATTaacaatatatagtataaatatgttgCAATATTATATATTACAACCACATATACTATTCCAATAATTAAACCTTCCCCGCCCCTCTCCCATAATTGCAtagattttaatatattaataatataaataaagcaaaaataaaataattagaataCGCAATACTTatttacacaaaaaaaaaataataatattgatatTTAAATGCTCGAACAAAATACATATATGTTCTATTAATGAATCAAATTATGACAACTATCCTCACAACAATTAAAACCTATTCAACTTAGATTCTCTCCCCTTTTCTACACTAGAAAAGTGACTTCATTTACATATCACTAATCATTGAATATGTGGTCAGATCATTTCTTGGATTTAGAGAGGCCAAGTATACATATCAGATCATTTCTTGGATTTAGAGAGGCCAAGTATACATATCACTATTCATTGACAGTGTTTCTTCAATTTAGAGAGGCCAAGTTTACATATCACTATTCATTGACAGTGTTTCTTCAATTTAGAGAGGCCAAGTTTACATATCATTATTTATTGAATATGTCAGACAATTTCTATTTCTTGGATTTAGAGAGGCCAAGTATGCTACTATACATATTACTATTCATTGAATATGAGCTGAGACCATTTCTTGGATTCCGAGAGGCCAAGTATACTACTAAGGTACGTACCCTGACCTCTttgttttcaaattaattatgaaagaAGCTCACCTAAACCATTTATTTTTTTGGCCGGGAAGAAGCTTACCTAAACCATTTATTTATTAGTTCCAACTCTGTAGGCCAATTATGAGGCGAGACAGGTACTATTACAACATTGCAAATTACAGCAGCTCTGAAATATATTCGTTTAAGATCATATCGCTAGCTATATGGTAGGCCGACTCAGTCAGATGAACGGCGTCCCAGAAAACATATTTGGACGGATCTTTACAGCTCACTGAACTTTTGCTGTCGCAGGTTAGCCCAATCTCCGATAATCCCGTTCCACAGCAACCTCTGGCCGACGTCTCAAACCCTGACAAAgctcattaaaaacaattaaaagaaAACGTGAGCGGTTAATCTCCATGTAAAAATGaaattgtaaaaaaaattctagATCTATAAATCACAGTATTTTTTTGTTCGATTTTTTgtgattttacaataatagaaatacAGATTATAGAAATCTATCTACTAAAATTTTTACAGAAATCTGTTATCTACAGAATACTGTTCTATACATTTGTATTAAATCTAATCCTACAATCAATACCGTATTTGATAGGATGTTTTACAAAGTCAAGGATAATGGCATAGATGTCTGCGTAGACCAGTTTGATGCCCGGGAGGCGAGCTTGGAGATTTTTGATGGTTTCGTTGAGCTTTTTGTTGTAAGAGAGTGCAACTTGGTTGCAATGCTTAATGCATCCATTCACTGTGTTTTGCTTCAATATTGTTTTCTGGATCGGCAAGCATCCAACCGGCGGTAGCCCGTACACGACGATTTTGCGGGCTCCAATCTTGTACAGCTCCTGTTTACCATGATTACAATCACTTTCTCAAACTGTGAATAACAATGGAGGAAACAAATTATTAAAGATTTGGTATACTAGGTACCTCCACGAAATTGGTACAGCCAAGGAGAAGAAATTGTTCGTACTGTTCAGCGCGAAACTGTTTTCTTCTGGTGGGAAGGTAGAAATAATTCTGCACAATATCGTTGGTTCCTGCCACGACTACGTAGATCGCTTGGCTTATTATGTTGGAGGAATTGCTGGGCCCTACAATTCGCTCCACGCGCGCTTTGTAAGTGGTGAATAATTTCACTTGTTTCCACATTGGTATCACACCCTGCGAAAATGCACAACTTACCCTCAAAACCCTGCTATAAAAAGTCTTGAGGTTGAGGAATTAAAAGAGGATGCGTATGAAGTTATTTGGAATATTTTATTTGACTTTCAACTTACTTTAAAATCTAATATTATTGTACTTCACATTTGGAGATTTAGTTTGAATGTGTCATTACTAGGTCGAAGTATGTGTATCATGCCTTCACATTTTCAAGCTCCAATGATTAAGAAAAATAATGAtcagcaaacaaagaaaaacaaattacAAAAACAGTTAACAATAATTCTTATTCAAAGTTGAACAGCAAACAACAGTAAATAATGATCAATTCAATTAAACCTGATGATGGTTCCCTGCAAACTAATAACAATTACAACTTCAAAGCAGCAAGATTACAAGGAAAGAAGCTGCATAGCAGCAACGTAACAGTTAGAGGATGCAAAAATGAACAGCAACAGCAACTGCTTGCTTGCACAAACAAGAACCCAGGATCCAACCTCTGCAGTTCAATAAAACCTTGATAAGCATCATCGGGTCCAGTAATGTAAAAGTGTATACATTAATTATAGGTAGAGTAGTTTTATTAACAAGTCATGATTTATAATTAAGGTTTTAGGGTCATATCATTAAATATGATGTTACATAAGTACtttttttgttgaggtgtccaaaaAGGCTCAAAATAATTGACAGCTTTGTAGTTGTCAACAAATAACATTTTATTTATGTGcttatgtggcatcacatgatttgttatttttagatctaagaaagacatttcattcaattatgaatATTCATCATCAACACTCACTGCACAAAGTCACAAGTATTAAagttatattattaaaaatatttgacATTAAACTAACAAACATGTTCAACTACTAAGTACTCTTACTTATAcaattttctataaaaaaaataaaaaataaaaactcttAACTATAAGTTAAATAAACTGTTTACaatgataaaagtaaattattctAAACTACTAATCCACAAATAAAACTCGGAACTATAGAAATAAATGGACATTTCTGACAGTAAGATCCTATAAATTCTAAATTCCAAACTATATATACCTTTAaatcatcacaaaacctacaaatataTATGTAAAGTGAAGTAAAAGAACATCATGTCTGTAGTTTTAAGTAAAATGCGATGAACCCAAGTGACTCACAGCGGTCTTTGCAGTGAGATTGTCGTAACCACTTCCAGCTGAACCGAAGCTCACTCCAGTGAGGAGTTCATGGTTAGTTAAGTTTGGATCTAAATATGGCGGTAGCGTCTGCTTAATCCCCAGCGATGCAGCTGCACCCAAACATATATAATTACCTAGTAAGAACATTTCAACAATCAGAAATACATCAGAAGGTACACTAAATGTATTATATACATACCCAGAAAATCCATTGCGAGTTTGCCATTAGTGAAACGGCCCGTAGATCTGTTGCCGATAAAATTTTCACCATATGGTGGGTGATTTGCCTTAACATTTGTAGCGATGAAGTCATTGTTGCCTGGATCAACGATCGAATCCCCGAAGGTGAACAGAGCTGGAACTTTGATTTTCACATTGTTTGCTCCATGGCTACCTTCGCCTGCCCAAGCGAGAATATACAGGAGAAAAGGGAAATAGTGACCGCCACGTGGATGCCACATTTTCTCTCAATTCTCTTGTTAAAACTTTACCCCGTCTATTCAATATGTATAATTTAAATAGAACAAGCTTGTTGGAGAACGCGTGGAAGGAAGTATTTATGAGATTGTGTGTTTGAGCAACTTTTTGCGTATCATTAAAAATGGCGAACTGGGTGTCTTAGTTTTGCCTCAGCTTGCCTGTCTGTATAGGTTTTATAGTTTCTACTTTTTCCTTGCTTTTAAAGCGGCAATTATGGCTTGCCGCTTTAATAACGAAGGTTTCTTTTTTATTGTTGAGGCACTGTAGAGTGAGGATTCGTTTCAGGAATTTTCGATTGAATCCACACCGTCACGTATACCAGACATTTGAGCCTTTTAATGGATTCTTTTTACTGTTGCTTCCTCCTTGTCACTGTTGCATTCATTATTGCGCGAGGATCTGATAGGACATTTCTCCTACTTTGATACGGCGTTTTCTCTGAAGTTGCTCAAATTTCTCAACTGTATTTTTATCATATTGGATGTTTACGCAAATATGGTATAGGCCATTTTCATATTTAATGTAAATAGAGTACGAATAAGTGAGGATGATGCATATTTCTAACTCTGGATGTCTACAAATTTTGACTACATGTGCACATCTGTCATTTCACACATCGATGTCTATAAAGAAATTAAAATGTATTGTTGACTTTTTTTATTATGCATTTATTAGCttgtatactttttttttttttttaaatctgaaaaCAAATTAAATCTAAAAACAATCAAATCCAATTTCTTTTATAGATTGCTTTTTGTTTTTCTTCTATACATCAGCCGACCTTTTGTACACATTGTTGTCATAATGTCATTGTACAACACCTATCAACTTTTTGTTTTTCTTGCATAGATTGGTTAACCTCTTAAACTTGTATACTTATATTCAGAAAAATCTGATTTCTGCTTtttaaaaacaaatcaaattcaatttttgttttataAGATGAGtctattttttgaaaacaaattaaatctaatttcttattttaacaaacaaatcaaatccaatctcTCCCATGGGTTGCTTTTTGTTTTTCTTGCATAGTTCAGCCAACCTCTTGTACACCTTGTTGTCATATAATGCCATTGTAGAACAAGTATCAACTTTTTGTTTTTCTTGCATAGATTGATTAACCTCTTAAACACTTTGCTGCCATAATGTCATTGTAGAACACCTATCAACGTAATTAATTGAAAATCAGAATAAACTTGCACAATTTAACTTCACATCTTTGTCTTcccttcaaaaaaattatattgattGGCATGCTTCATATATACATGTAGTTGATTATCTCATTCCACAATATGAAATATTTTTAGATTATTAGTTTTGTAGATATATAAATTTGACCACATATTAAATAAAAGTTCAATGTttatttaatccattaaatcaattcctctattaattaaaatatatttaattaattcccccacattcttctattaattaagtaaattattcaatttatttaatttaaaccatCTAGCCACATcctaacttttaattaaataaatcacctttatttaattaaattaccctttttcatttaattaaaaaaaactcttccatttaaataaatcaaatttatttaaacatatctccaaatgcaagttgttgtccacctttttgaaataattcactttatttcaaaattaaaattctaaatatctcccacttgcattctcctaaattcatgactaaacctcttctagatccttctagattcttctaatcatcctaattagcctaatccaccccttaatcatttgcgcattccttaagagaagtcacttctcaaaaatcccCACAAGTCAAGAttgaaatgcattaaatgttttatGTCTTCA is a genomic window of Cryptomeria japonica chromosome 7, Sugi_1.0, whole genome shotgun sequence containing:
- the LOC131057446 gene encoding GDSL esterase/lipase At2g42990; its protein translation is MWHPRGGHYFPFLLYILAWAGEGSHGANNVKIKVPALFTFGDSIVDPGNNDFIATNVKANHPPYGENFIGNRSTGRFTNGKLAMDFLAASLGIKQTLPPYLDPNLTNHELLTGVSFGSAGSGYDNLTAKTAGVIPMWKQVKLFTTYKARVERIVGPSNSSNIISQAIYVVVAGTNDIVQNYFYLPTRRKQFRAEQYEQFLLLGCTNFVEELYKIGARKIVVYGLPPVGCLPIQKTILKQNTVNGCIKHCNQVALSYNKKLNETIKNLQARLPGIKLVYADIYAIILDFVKHPIKYGFETSARGCCGTGLSEIGLTCDSKSSVSCKDPSKYVFWDAVHLTESAYHIASDMILNEYISELL